One region of Clostridium sp. Marseille-P299 genomic DNA includes:
- a CDS encoding alpha/beta hydrolase: MKKSKALFGFVITLSLLTLIGCKQNDDGKNTVSEDNISVTAGVSPTVTVKPTDTEEKVDEVDLLELSKEYANQFVKLDFKKVVENSTEEIKKQVSEEYLKSVWQSTVEALGEFIDIKSQDMETEGDTTVVKTVMEFEENGLLLTLSYDKEQQVKGIWFSYQALEEEVQSEKFTEYDISVGHGDLLLDGKLTLPNGVSKPPVVILVQGSGSTDLDETIGAVSNKPFRDIAHGLAERGIASIRYNKRFYQYADKATDRFTIYDEVLDDVSYAIDLAATDERVDGSKIYVIGHSLGGMLAPKIATDNPEVAGIVSLAGSPRHLEDIILDQVTDALELQTNLTEEDKAYTLSQYNEMIQSIKNIDNENLGDAILGATGYYWKSLNEIDTKSLVKELKIPMLFLQGSEDFQVYADVDFEEWKTILEGNENASFVLYEGLNHLFMQSNGLSDTKEYDIKGNVDSKVIEDIAEWISIRE; the protein is encoded by the coding sequence GTGAAGAAAAGTAAAGCACTGTTTGGATTTGTTATAACCTTAAGTTTACTTACGCTTATCGGATGTAAACAAAATGATGACGGTAAGAATACAGTATCTGAAGATAACATTTCAGTTACTGCAGGGGTGAGTCCTACTGTTACGGTGAAACCTACGGATACGGAAGAGAAAGTAGATGAAGTTGATTTATTAGAGTTATCGAAAGAATACGCAAATCAATTTGTAAAACTTGATTTCAAAAAAGTAGTAGAAAATTCTACAGAGGAAATAAAGAAGCAAGTTTCAGAAGAATACCTAAAATCGGTATGGCAATCAACTGTAGAGGCACTTGGTGAGTTTATTGATATTAAATCACAGGACATGGAAACAGAAGGTGACACTACCGTCGTTAAAACTGTAATGGAGTTTGAAGAAAATGGTCTTTTACTTACACTTAGTTATGACAAGGAACAACAAGTGAAAGGAATCTGGTTTTCTTATCAGGCCTTAGAGGAAGAGGTCCAAAGTGAAAAGTTTACTGAATATGATATATCAGTGGGGCACGGAGATTTACTCTTGGATGGTAAATTAACACTTCCTAATGGAGTTTCAAAACCACCTGTAGTTATCCTTGTCCAAGGCTCTGGTTCAACAGATTTAGATGAAACCATAGGAGCAGTTAGCAATAAACCATTTCGTGATATTGCCCATGGACTTGCAGAACGAGGAATAGCTTCTATTCGTTATAATAAACGTTTTTATCAATACGCAGATAAGGCAACGGATCGTTTTACAATCTATGATGAAGTACTTGACGATGTTTCCTATGCAATCGATTTAGCGGCAACAGATGAAAGAGTGGATGGTAGCAAAATATATGTAATTGGGCATAGTCTTGGTGGCATGTTAGCGCCTAAGATAGCAACAGATAATCCTGAGGTAGCAGGAATAGTCTCTCTTGCAGGAAGTCCAAGACATTTAGAAGATATTATTCTTGACCAGGTTACAGATGCGTTGGAACTTCAGACAAATCTTACGGAAGAAGATAAAGCATATACCCTAAGCCAATACAACGAAATGATTCAGTCAATTAAAAACATAGACAATGAAAATCTAGGAGATGCAATTCTTGGCGCTACGGGTTATTATTGGAAGAGTCTTAATGAAATAGATACGAAGAGTTTAGTAAAAGAATTAAAGATTCCAATGCTATTCTTACAAGGTTCTGAAGATTTTCAAGTTTATGCAGATGTGGATTTTGAGGAATGGAAAACCATATTGGAAGGCAATGAGAATGCAAGTTTTGTTCTATATGAAGGTTTAAATCATTTATTTATGCAATCCAATGGGTTATCTGATACGAAGGAATACGACATCAAAGGGAATGTAGATTCTAAGGTGATTGAAGATATTGCAGAGTGGATATCCATTCGAGAGTAA
- a CDS encoding protease modulator HflC, protein MGEVERIKQKRVAPKVILLIAVIAALWVLGMSVVVTKEDEYTLIKQFGRVEKVVKEAGLSFKAPFVETTTTLPKKTLLFDLATSDVITKDKKTMVADSYVLWEITDPVKFVQTLNSQMANAESRINTIVYNSLKNVISSMTQAEVISGRDGELSDAIMDNIGTTMDQYGIHLISVETKHLDLPTDNKTAVYERMISERNNIAASYTAEGESEAKKIRTTTDNEIAISVSKAKAEAEKIIAEGEAEYMKILSSAYSDVSRSDFYSFVRSLDAAKLSLTGSNKTLILSSDSPIAQIFNNIK, encoded by the coding sequence ATGGGTGAAGTTGAACGTATCAAACAAAAAAGAGTAGCGCCCAAAGTGATACTTCTAATTGCGGTAATTGCAGCATTGTGGGTGCTTGGCATGTCCGTAGTAGTAACTAAGGAAGATGAATACACATTAATAAAACAATTTGGACGAGTGGAAAAGGTAGTAAAAGAAGCAGGATTAAGTTTTAAAGCTCCGTTTGTTGAAACAACAACTACCTTACCAAAAAAGACCTTGCTATTTGATCTTGCTACATCCGATGTTATAACAAAGGATAAAAAAACAATGGTTGCGGATAGCTATGTGTTGTGGGAAATTACAGATCCAGTAAAATTCGTTCAAACTTTAAACTCTCAGATGGCGAATGCAGAGAGTAGAATTAATACGATAGTTTATAATTCACTTAAGAATGTAATTAGTAGCATGACCCAAGCAGAAGTAATCTCTGGTAGAGATGGTGAGCTTTCTGATGCTATTATGGATAACATAGGAACAACGATGGATCAGTATGGAATTCATTTAATTAGTGTAGAAACAAAACACCTCGATTTACCAACGGATAATAAGACCGCTGTTTATGAACGAATGATTTCAGAAAGAAATAACATAGCAGCATCTTATACCGCAGAAGGTGAATCTGAAGCCAAGAAAATAAGAACTACAACAGATAATGAAATAGCAATTAGTGTTTCTAAAGCAAAGGCGGAAGCGGAAAAAATAATTGCAGAAGGAGAAGCAGAATATATGAAGATACTTTCTAGTGCATACTCGGATGTTTCAAGAAGTGACTTCTATTCATTTGTTCGTTCTTTAGATGCTGCGAAACTTTCTTTAACAGGCTCTAATAAAACATTGATACTATCTTCTGATTCGCCAATTGCTCAAATTTTTAATAACATTAAGTAA
- the hflK gene encoding FtsH protease activity modulator HflK gives MRDNIPVKHVVRTVVVVAVIVALLVIFGNSMYTINEQEQAVVTTFGKASTVNEPGLHFKIPFIQEVTKVDTTIKGFAIGYDEKTGETISEESLMITSDYNFVNVDFYVEYKVIDPVKALYASDQPVEILKNLAQSCIRAEVGSYDVDSVITTGKNEIQNAIREKIVKELEKQDIGVQLINLTIQDAEPPTEEVMEAFKAVETAKQGKETAINNANKYRNEELPASEASIDQILKEAEATKEARINEAEGQVARFNAMYAEYIKFPLITKQRMFYEAMEDILPDLKVIIDNTETGTQTILPLDSFVQEGE, from the coding sequence ATGAGAGATAATATACCTGTGAAACATGTAGTCAGAACAGTTGTAGTTGTCGCAGTGATAGTAGCTTTATTAGTGATTTTCGGTAATTCAATGTATACTATTAATGAGCAAGAACAAGCAGTTGTTACGACCTTTGGTAAGGCAAGTACAGTAAATGAACCGGGCCTGCATTTTAAGATACCTTTTATTCAAGAGGTGACAAAAGTAGATACAACAATTAAAGGATTTGCAATTGGATATGATGAAAAGACGGGAGAGACAATTTCAGAAGAGTCACTTATGATTACTTCCGATTATAATTTCGTTAATGTAGATTTTTATGTGGAATATAAAGTAATTGATCCCGTTAAAGCATTGTACGCTTCCGATCAACCAGTGGAAATATTAAAAAACTTAGCTCAAAGTTGCATACGTGCCGAGGTGGGAAGTTATGATGTAGATAGTGTAATTACCACAGGAAAGAATGAGATTCAGAATGCAATCCGTGAAAAGATTGTAAAAGAATTAGAAAAACAAGATATTGGTGTGCAATTAATAAATTTAACAATACAAGATGCTGAGCCTCCAACAGAAGAGGTTATGGAAGCATTTAAAGCAGTTGAAACAGCGAAACAGGGGAAAGAAACAGCCATTAATAATGCAAATAAATATCGTAATGAAGAATTACCAGCATCCGAAGCTTCCATTGACCAAATATTAAAAGAAGCGGAAGCAACAAAAGAAGCAAGAATTAATGAAGCAGAAGGACAGGTAGCTCGTTTTAATGCAATGTATGCGGAATATATTAAGTTCCCACTCATAACAAAGCAAAGAATGTTTTATGAGGCGATGGAGGATATTCTTCCTGATCTTAAAGTTATTATAGATAACACAGAAACTGGAACGCAAACAATATTGCCATTGGATTCTTTTGTGCAGGAGGGAGAATAG
- a CDS encoding HAD family hydrolase: MKYVFMDLDGTITNPKEGITKSIQYSLDFLGIKVDNLDTLTIHIGPPLVDTFKEYYGFDEEKTKEAVKKYKERYIEVGWCENIVYEGMEDTLKSLTEAGKKLIVATSKPESMAKKILDHYNLSQYFTDICGSADNGDRAKKHEVIQYAMDKNAITDRDEIIMVGDRSYDILGAKKLGIKSIGVLYGFGNLKEFEDAGANYIAKTVSEMRDICFAL; encoded by the coding sequence ATGAAGTATGTATTTATGGATTTAGATGGAACAATAACAAACCCGAAAGAGGGGATTACAAAGTCTATTCAGTATTCCCTAGATTTTTTGGGAATAAAGGTAGATAACCTTGATACCCTTACAATTCATATCGGACCGCCTTTGGTTGATACATTTAAGGAGTACTATGGGTTTGATGAAGAAAAGACAAAGGAAGCAGTGAAAAAGTATAAAGAAAGATACATAGAAGTTGGCTGGTGCGAAAATATAGTCTATGAAGGAATGGAAGATACTCTGAAATCTTTAACAGAGGCTGGGAAAAAATTAATTGTTGCAACTTCCAAGCCAGAGAGTATGGCAAAGAAAATATTAGATCACTATAATTTGTCTCAATACTTTACTGATATATGTGGTTCGGCTGACAATGGGGATAGGGCTAAGAAGCATGAGGTAATTCAGTATGCAATGGATAAGAATGCTATTACAGACAGAGATGAAATCATAATGGTTGGTGATCGCAGTTATGACATTCTTGGAGCAAAAAAGCTTGGGATAAAATCTATTGGTGTATTATATGGCTTTGGCAATTTAAAAGAATTCGAAGATGCGGGAGCTAACTATATTGCAAAAACAGTTTCTGAAATGAGAGATATTTGTTTCGCATTGTAA
- a CDS encoding STM3941 family protein has protein sequence MEDIVIEELSARAYKIVLSGGIMFIASMILWGFGRYEHSRLFKAIGVLGIVFFGISTAVALYRASKNKPLLTITTDGIIDTSCASGVGYIGYDEIESVEIVNIFGQHVIGVTPKNVNEFMNRLPKSKQRAAKMNIKMNYPPISIRVDTAKDMSIEDIYTMLLKRLKDYKSLFN, from the coding sequence ATGGAAGACATTGTGATTGAAGAACTTAGTGCGAGGGCATATAAGATTGTACTCTCGGGAGGGATTATGTTTATTGCCTCAATGATATTATGGGGGTTTGGAAGATATGAACACAGTAGGTTATTCAAAGCAATAGGAGTCTTAGGTATTGTATTTTTTGGTATAAGTACAGCAGTTGCACTGTATAGAGCAAGTAAAAATAAACCCTTGCTGACCATTACAACAGATGGAATTATTGATACGTCCTGTGCTAGCGGAGTAGGATATATTGGATATGATGAAATTGAGTCCGTTGAAATAGTTAATATTTTTGGACAACATGTCATAGGGGTAACACCGAAGAATGTCAACGAATTTATGAATCGATTACCAAAGAGTAAGCAAAGAGCTGCGAAAATGAATATTAAAATGAACTATCCACCAATTTCAATTCGTGTGGACACAGCAAAAGATATGTCCATTGAAGATATTTATACTATGCTATTAAAAAGATTAAAGGATTACAAAAGTTTATTTAACTAA
- a CDS encoding PEGA domain-containing protein, which yields MHNVNRKKNSSTTMLILITCSFLAIVTLAVIYAVGEKPLSSVGKNVVEDLVDTMNEITSSSNALVYSDHMQGVITKIDTTEKKVSLLDISNGVEHEYRYSGGTYFLDKYDQIIAAPQLTEGLIVDAYYIEDENKLAKLQVSKDAWESIGVTGVIINEEKGILSYNGQRYPLLKNAVVLDKSQPISLSNILTMDYVTLRGTKDNVCVISLTKGHGYLELAGEEKYIGGILYIGTEVITQIEENMRIPVREGNYSITVVNGDLSGTKELTIEKNKTTLFDVSEYGESDTEKGLVHFKINPKDAILYIDGVKKDHSQPIELSYGEHMLEVSLGGYVTYNGTIVVNSADRIFNINLPDNTNGNTENNSDNDSNIDSNNGSNTDNNNTGSGLGNDSNSDSNNDLDDDATDESNDLNGSDLDSDDNDTEDGEDLEDNDAEEDNSNQDNSDSEEENEDEEPTIGGVDESKTLTISCTEGTLVYIDGSYIGKIKNGKLVTKKYTGYHTIKLVLDGYSNKTYNIDLEDDGENAVLKFPAFS from the coding sequence TTGCATAACGTTAACAGAAAGAAAAATTCATCAACAACGATGCTGATACTTATTACATGCTCATTTTTAGCCATTGTAACATTAGCTGTAATCTATGCGGTTGGTGAGAAACCATTAAGTAGTGTTGGTAAAAATGTAGTAGAAGATTTAGTGGATACAATGAATGAAATTACAAGCAGTAGTAATGCGCTAGTTTATAGCGATCATATGCAAGGAGTTATTACAAAGATCGACACCACAGAAAAAAAGGTATCTCTCCTTGATATTTCAAATGGTGTGGAGCATGAGTATCGCTATAGTGGTGGTACATATTTTCTGGATAAATATGATCAAATAATTGCGGCACCTCAATTAACAGAAGGTTTAATTGTTGACGCATATTATATTGAAGATGAAAATAAACTTGCTAAGCTTCAAGTGTCGAAAGATGCATGGGAAAGCATTGGCGTAACAGGAGTTATCATTAATGAAGAAAAAGGAATTTTATCCTACAATGGTCAAAGGTATCCTCTTTTAAAGAATGCGGTGGTATTAGATAAATCACAACCGATTTCATTATCAAATATTTTAACCATGGATTATGTGACCCTTCGAGGAACCAAGGACAATGTTTGTGTCATTAGTTTAACCAAAGGGCATGGATATTTAGAACTTGCAGGGGAAGAGAAATACATTGGTGGTATTCTTTATATTGGCACTGAGGTTATTACACAAATAGAAGAAAATATGAGAATCCCTGTAAGGGAAGGGAATTATTCCATTACAGTGGTGAATGGAGATTTATCTGGTACAAAAGAATTAACCATTGAGAAAAATAAAACAACGTTATTTGATGTTTCAGAGTATGGAGAGTCTGATACTGAAAAGGGACTCGTACATTTTAAGATAAATCCAAAAGATGCAATTCTTTACATAGATGGTGTTAAAAAAGACCACTCACAGCCGATTGAACTTAGCTATGGAGAGCATATGTTAGAAGTCTCTTTAGGGGGATATGTCACGTATAATGGAACCATTGTTGTGAATAGTGCTGATCGAATATTCAACATCAATTTACCAGATAATACAAATGGAAACACAGAGAATAATTCGGATAATGACTCAAACATTGACTCTAATAACGGAAGCAATACAGATAATAACAATACGGGTTCAGGTTTGGGGAATGATTCAAATAGTGATTCCAATAATGATTTGGATGATGATGCAACGGATGAATCGAATGATTTGAATGGTTCTGATCTAGATTCGGATGATAATGATACTGAAGATGGTGAGGACCTTGAGGATAATGATGCCGAAGAGGATAATAGTAATCAAGATAATAGTGACTCTGAGGAAGAAAATGAAGATGAGGAACCTACCATAGGTGGTGTAGATGAATCTAAAACTCTTACAATTTCTTGCACGGAAGGAACTCTTGTATATATCGATGGAAGTTATATTGGTAAGATTAAGAATGGGAAATTAGTTACTAAGAAGTATACTGGATATCATACCATTAAATTAGTATTAGATGGTTATAGCAATAAGACCTATAACATAGATTTAGAGGATGATGGCGAGAATGCAGTACTTAAATTCCCAGCATTTAGCTAA
- a CDS encoding CCA tRNA nucleotidyltransferase: protein MTISLPSKVNTIINELMKHGHDAYAVGGCIRDSILGRIPEDWDITTSASPYEVKDIFHRTIDTGIQHGTVTVMFGTEGFEVTTYRIDGEYEDNRHPKQVEFTTNLIEDLKRRDFTINAMAYNEVVGLVDAFDGLNDINNKMIRCVGSAKERFDEDALRILRAVRFSAQLNFEIENETLEAVKEKAENLCNISAERIREELNKLLLSDYPEKIVVCYETGITKIVLNEFDRMVLEGSNKEYSLMEHCIKALKNMRKLSSNYDKKTQLMLMWSVLLKNVVMGISAGDEKAKEILKRLRFDNDTIAMVTWLIKHHGHQYDLTPTGMRKAVNLIGIDAIELLFLTQEADILAMDSSEITTNMDVLHKARKLYADIIEKNECVNLKMLSVNGKDLIDLGYTPGKELGVLLEKLLIVVLENPEKNTKEELLQVVQYIKPLNEAVTK, encoded by the coding sequence ATGACCATATCACTACCATCGAAAGTAAATACTATAATTAATGAACTTATGAAGCATGGTCATGATGCTTATGCGGTAGGCGGTTGTATTCGTGATTCAATCCTTGGAAGAATACCAGAGGATTGGGATATCACAACTTCTGCAAGTCCATATGAAGTTAAAGATATATTTCATCGGACAATTGATACAGGGATACAACATGGTACAGTTACTGTAATGTTTGGAACAGAAGGGTTTGAAGTAACGACCTATCGTATTGATGGAGAGTATGAAGATAACAGGCATCCAAAGCAGGTTGAATTTACAACAAATTTAATAGAAGACTTAAAACGTCGCGATTTTACTATTAATGCAATGGCTTATAATGAAGTGGTTGGATTAGTGGATGCATTTGATGGCTTAAATGACATTAATAATAAAATGATACGTTGTGTAGGCAGTGCGAAAGAACGGTTTGATGAAGATGCACTTCGTATTTTACGTGCTGTTCGCTTTTCCGCACAGCTAAATTTTGAAATTGAGAATGAAACATTAGAGGCGGTGAAAGAAAAAGCCGAAAATCTATGTAACATTAGTGCAGAGCGAATTCGAGAGGAATTAAATAAATTATTACTATCGGATTATCCAGAAAAAATAGTAGTATGCTATGAAACTGGTATAACAAAAATAGTATTAAATGAATTTGATCGTATGGTATTAGAAGGAAGTAATAAAGAGTATTCTTTAATGGAACATTGCATCAAAGCTCTTAAGAATATGAGAAAACTTTCTAGTAACTACGATAAGAAAACCCAGCTAATGTTAATGTGGTCTGTTTTATTAAAAAATGTAGTAATGGGCATATCCGCTGGTGATGAAAAAGCAAAAGAAATCTTAAAAAGGCTTCGATTTGACAATGATACAATTGCAATGGTAACCTGGCTTATTAAGCATCATGGACACCAATATGATTTAACACCAACTGGAATGCGAAAAGCGGTGAACCTTATAGGAATTGATGCAATTGAACTTTTATTTCTTACACAAGAAGCGGATATATTAGCAATGGATTCCAGTGAAATAACGACTAATATGGATGTTCTTCATAAAGCAAGAAAGTTATACGCTGATATCATAGAAAAGAATGAATGTGTAAATTTAAAGATGTTAAGTGTTAATGGGAAAGATTTAATTGATCTTGGATATACTCCTGGGAAAGAACTTGGGGTGCTGTTAGAAAAACTTCTTATAGTCGTATTAGAAAACCCAGAAAAGAACACCAAAGAAGAGTTATTACAAGTCGTTCAATATATAAAACCGTTAAATGAGGCTGTTACGAAATAG
- a CDS encoding DNA-deoxyinosine glycosylase translates to MKKLQLQCKHTFGPVYNKESKILILGSFPSVKSREGGFYYHHPQNRFWKVISSLYGEETPCSLEEKKEIILRNHIAIWDVIDRCDIEGSSDSSIKNVVPADIAGLLKKTSIQKIYANGNKAYELYQKYCFPVTKHDIIKLPSTSPANAAWTFERLCEEWKQIMEEEVDK, encoded by the coding sequence TTGAAAAAGTTACAATTACAATGTAAACATACCTTTGGACCGGTATATAATAAAGAGTCAAAAATATTAATATTAGGCTCCTTCCCTTCTGTAAAATCAAGGGAAGGAGGATTTTATTATCATCATCCCCAAAATCGATTTTGGAAGGTGATTTCTAGCCTTTATGGGGAGGAAACTCCATGTTCTTTAGAAGAGAAAAAAGAGATAATATTAAGAAATCATATTGCAATTTGGGATGTAATTGATCGCTGTGATATTGAAGGATCAAGCGATTCTAGTATAAAAAATGTGGTCCCAGCTGATATTGCAGGATTACTTAAGAAAACCTCCATCCAAAAAATATATGCAAATGGAAATAAAGCTTATGAATTATATCAAAAGTATTGTTTTCCAGTAACAAAACACGATATAATTAAGCTACCATCCACAAGCCCAGCCAATGCGGCTTGGACATTTGAGCGTTTATGTGAGGAATGGAAACAGATAATGGAAGAAGAGGTAGACAAATGA
- a CDS encoding glycogen/starch/alpha-glucan phosphorylase yields MELNKEVLKRNIETNLKTHFFCNIKEANEQQIYQAVAYALKDFIIDWWIATQKKCEELDVKRVYYLSMEFLIGRTLGNTLINLNANTIVKEVLEELGICLNVIEDQEPDAGLGNGGLGRLAACFLESLSSLSYPAYGCGIRYKHGMFKQRIVDGYQVEIPDEWLKEGNPFELKRSDYSQIIKFGGYVRVKKDELNRDCFVQENFQSIEAIPYDIPVVGYGNHMVNTLRIWDAKAINSLDLNALNKGDYAKALEQENIASLICEVLYPNDSHYAGKELRLRQQYFFVSASVQSAVKQYMKSHKDIKNIHEKVCFQLNDTHPTVAIPELMRILMDEYNISWDDAWEIATKSCAYTNHTILSEALEKWPIELFQKLLPRVYQIIEEINRRFIIFLKERYPSNNHKIETMAILYNDQVKMANLAVVACFSINGVAKLHTEILKREQLKDFYELWPDKFNNKTNGITQRRFLLHGNPLLSEWITSKIGEDWIVDLSKLDELSPLIEDKTALREFAEIKYKNKCRLAAYIKEHNGIEVDPNSLFDVQVKRLHEYKRQLLNILHIMHLYNQLKSNKDLEFHKRTFIFGAKASPSYRRAKEIIKLINAVAETINNDVSIEGKIKIVFIENYCVSNAELIFAAADISEQISTASKEASGTGNMKFMLNGALTLGTLDGANIEIVEEVGENHSFMFGLTSDEVIEYENHGGYNPREIYQSDSEIKKVLDQLIDGTYSAGNKELFKELYQSLIETNGYESADRYFILKDFRAYEAIQKQVEFVYKNKEKWTKSSLLNVAKCGKFSSDRTIEEYVKEIWHLEKVTITM; encoded by the coding sequence ATGGAATTAAATAAAGAAGTATTGAAGCGTAACATTGAAACGAATTTAAAAACACATTTTTTCTGTAATATAAAAGAGGCTAATGAGCAACAAATTTATCAAGCAGTAGCATATGCATTAAAAGATTTCATTATAGATTGGTGGATTGCAACACAAAAGAAATGCGAGGAATTAGATGTTAAAAGAGTTTACTATCTATCAATGGAATTCTTGATTGGACGTACCCTTGGAAATACATTAATCAATTTAAATGCCAATACAATTGTGAAAGAAGTGCTAGAGGAGCTAGGAATTTGCCTTAATGTAATTGAAGATCAAGAACCCGATGCTGGTCTTGGAAATGGGGGACTTGGAAGATTAGCCGCTTGTTTTCTGGAATCTCTATCTTCTCTTTCCTATCCTGCTTATGGATGTGGAATCCGCTATAAACATGGTATGTTTAAACAAAGGATTGTAGACGGATATCAGGTGGAGATACCAGATGAGTGGCTAAAGGAAGGGAATCCATTTGAATTAAAACGTAGTGATTATTCCCAGATTATAAAATTTGGTGGATATGTACGTGTTAAAAAAGATGAGTTAAACCGAGATTGTTTCGTGCAAGAAAACTTTCAGTCTATTGAAGCTATTCCTTATGATATCCCTGTGGTTGGATATGGGAATCATATGGTAAATACCCTTAGAATCTGGGATGCAAAAGCAATAAATAGCTTAGATTTAAATGCTCTTAATAAAGGTGATTATGCAAAAGCATTGGAACAGGAAAATATAGCTAGTCTTATTTGTGAAGTACTTTATCCAAATGATAGTCATTATGCTGGAAAAGAATTAAGATTAAGACAACAGTATTTTTTCGTTTCAGCAAGTGTGCAAAGTGCGGTAAAACAATATATGAAGTCCCATAAGGATATTAAGAATATTCACGAAAAAGTTTGTTTTCAATTAAACGATACCCATCCAACAGTTGCAATTCCAGAACTTATGCGAATCCTTATGGACGAATATAATATCTCATGGGATGATGCATGGGAAATTGCTACAAAGTCCTGTGCATACACAAACCATACAATTTTGTCTGAAGCTCTTGAAAAATGGCCAATTGAGCTTTTTCAAAAACTCTTACCAAGAGTTTATCAAATTATTGAGGAAATCAATCGACGTTTCATTATTTTTCTAAAAGAAAGATACCCTAGCAACAACCATAAGATTGAAACCATGGCAATACTTTATAATGATCAAGTTAAAATGGCTAATTTAGCAGTAGTAGCATGTTTCTCTATTAACGGAGTTGCAAAACTTCATACAGAAATCTTAAAAAGAGAACAATTAAAAGATTTCTATGAATTATGGCCTGATAAGTTCAATAATAAGACAAATGGAATTACACAGAGAAGGTTTTTACTCCATGGAAATCCGTTGCTTTCAGAATGGATCACGAGTAAAATAGGTGAGGATTGGATTGTAGATTTATCAAAACTTGATGAGCTCTCACCACTAATAGAAGATAAAACTGCGTTAAGAGAATTTGCAGAGATCAAATATAAAAATAAATGCCGTTTAGCAGCGTATATCAAGGAGCATAATGGAATCGAGGTTGATCCTAATTCGCTTTTTGACGTGCAAGTGAAACGCTTACATGAGTATAAACGGCAGTTACTTAATATTCTGCACATCATGCATTTATACAATCAGTTAAAGTCGAATAAAGATTTAGAATTTCACAAAAGAACCTTTATTTTTGGGGCGAAGGCTTCTCCTAGTTATCGTAGGGCGAAAGAAATTATTAAACTTATTAATGCAGTAGCAGAAACAATTAATAATGATGTTTCAATTGAAGGTAAAATAAAAATTGTTTTTATCGAGAATTACTGTGTATCAAATGCAGAGCTTATTTTTGCTGCAGCGGATATCTCTGAGCAAATTTCAACGGCAAGTAAAGAAGCCTCTGGAACTGGTAATATGAAATTTATGTTAAACGGTGCACTAACACTTGGTACCTTAGATGGAGCAAATATAGAGATTGTAGAAGAAGTTGGAGAGAATCATTCGTTTATGTTTGGATTAACATCCGATGAGGTGATTGAATATGAGAATCATGGAGGTTACAATCCAAGAGAAATTTATCAGTCTGATTCTGAAATTAAAAAAGTATTAGATCAATTGATTGATGGTACGTATTCTGCTGGGAATAAAGAATTATTTAAGGAATTGTACCAATCCTTAATTGAAACCAATGGTTATGAGAGTGCAGATCGATACTTTATTTTAAAAGATTTTAGAGCTTATGAAGCTATTCAAAAACAAGTAGAGTTTGTTTATAAAAATAAAGAGAAATGGACAAAATCATCTTTGTTAAATGTTGCAAAATGTGGTAAGTTCTCATCAGATCGTACCATAGAAGAATATGTAAAGGAAATATGGCATCTTGAAAAAGTTACAATTACAATGTAA